A region of the Theileria equi strain WA chromosome 4 map unlocalized gcontig_1105316255039, whole genome shotgun sequence genome:
GGCTGGATGGAGAACCTAGTGGAAAGGATGATCCTGCTGGAGGATCTCCTACTCTTACTGGTCAAGAATCTACTTCTCCTGCTGCTACTCCTCAACCTCCTCAAGCTTCTACTGGTGGACTTCTTGAACTTCCTCTTGTTGCTACTGGTATTGGATACTTTTTTGCTACTTCTGCAGGATCCGGATTAACTGGCTTCTTGGGATATAAGGGTTATAGCTTCTATAAGaactttaaaggagacccctgggttagacagatttgagactctatggactctcccAGAGATGGCCTAGTAGGGAGACCATTGTGGATACTGAGTAATTGATCTAATGGACTACTACTATGGAGGGATATCTCTAGTTTAACTTTATGGAACAGTATCAGACATATTTATGGAGCAATTTAAACGGCATATTTGATACATTTCTACACCAACTCTCCAGTCTATACGCATTTACAATGAACCCCTCATACCTTCACAACTACCATATAATTTCTGCATAATATTCAACAACATACCATTTACAGGATCCTCATCCCATTCACCGAAGAAGTCTCTGATGTTGTCATCGACTATGAAGCTCAGCTTGTAGACATCAAGGTAATGGATTCTTTGTAGACAAAAACACCATAGATTACATCCGGAGCCAAGCATTATCAGCTAAAACTCAAACTTTATTCCGAGGTCCTCGCAAGCGGAATAACATGGAAGTTCAAGAGCGGCTATGTGCATGTAAAACTACCAAAGGCCTCTGAAGGCACATGGAGCTCCCTATCTCCAGAACCAGCAAAGAAACAGCCTCCAAAACCTTCATCTGATGATAATCCACAAGCAATGATTATGGACCTCATGAAGAACCTTTACAATGAGGTAATTTGTTCTGATAGATTATAAGAAACCGGGATTGTGCATAGGCATTTTGAATGTCTCTTTACATCAACTTTGCCCAAATACATGGAGCATGCATCCACAATATACGTAAATACACTTTAAATTTAGGGTGATGACAACATGAAGCGTACAATTGGAAAGGCGTGGACTGAAGCGATGGAAAAACGAATGGATTCAAATTTTAACTTGTCTTAAAGTGTTCTATTATAGCTGCCGTGGCATCTTGGAGCTTTTTCTCTAGAGATAAAATTAATGGAGCACAATGTATATATTAGTGTGATGTACATAAAATCTATAAACGTACCTTCTTGTGGGTCATCTATTCCTTCCACAACCTCCAAAATTTGTGTATAAACGCTGCACGTCTCCATGACTGTTTTTAACGATCCGCAAACTTCCTTGAGGCACCATGTCTTCTCATTCATGTAAATGTAATGGTTATTCTTGAGAAGGGTCAACATGATGGCACTAAGACAGACATTTGCATAATCTACACAAGTGAATGAAGACATCTTTTGTAAGTGAGCCATTTGTTCTGCCCTAATAAATGGCTTACTCTCCTTTTTCACATTGCAATTAATATACATGTACTTGCAGAGTAAATTGCAAGCGTCCATACAAGCTGTAGCATCTTTACCTCTTATTCCAGATATGTAGTCATTACATGCTGCCTTGACCTCTTTATCAACCACCTTTTCAACAAGAGAAGTCCTATTTTGTGCATTCACCTGTACCTCATCACCAAACCCTTGTAGATGATGTTCAAGTAGCATGTGAAATGCAGGCGTGAGAACTTCTCTGGCGAGGTTCTGCAATAGCAGTGTTGACTCCACTCCAAGTTTGGAGAGAGTTTTAATGGTCAACTCTGAGCGCATAACATGTTGTTTCAGCGCTTCCAAATCTACTCCCTTCTTTTTCGTTTGCACGGGTTGTGCAGCCTTCCTTTCAAGCGCCTTTTTAATATGTGCTTCAATTTGCGAATAAAGTTGCGATGGGTATAACATGTGGAGTTCAGAAAAGTGg
Encoded here:
- a CDS encoding conserved hypothetical protein (encoded by transcript BEWA_053850A), whose amino-acid sequence is MSAADIEEWRKLLAIATRPSVKSQIESFISTLESSAKLETVVPKPAVQFISIKSFSWDQTGKFVTILIPFTEEVSDVVIDYEAQLVDIKITSGAKHYQLKLKLYSEVLASGITWKFKSGYVHVKLPKASEGTWSSLSPEPAKKQPPKPSSDDNPQAMIMDLMKNLYNEGDDNMKRTIGKAWTEAMEKRMDSNFNLS